GCCGCCGCAGTAAAGCACCGGTCGCTCGGATTTCTCGATCAGTCCAATGATTTCATTCAGCGCGACGTCATCCGCCTTTTTGTTCGGAGCGTATCCGCGCAAATGGACCTCCGTCGGGAACACGGGCTGCGCCTTCTGTTGCTGAATGTTCTTGGGAATATCAATAATCACCGGGCCGGGGCGCCCCGATTGTGCGATGAGAAACGCTTCTTTGACGACCCGGGCAATGTCGTTGATGTCCGTAATCAGATAGCTGTGCTTCACAATCGGGAGCGTCAGCCCGAAAATGTCCGTCTCCTGGAACCCGCCCTTGCCGATCATCGCCTGCGGAACCTGGCCGGTGATGGCCACGACGGGAATCGAATCCATGTAGGCATCGGCGATGCCGGTGACGAGATTCGTCGCACCCGGACCGCTGGTGGCCATGCATACGCCTGCGCGCCCCGACGCCCGCGCGTAACCTTCCGCAGCGAACGCGCCGCCCTGTTCGTGCCTTGGCAGCACCGTGCGAATCTTTTTTGATCGCGTGAGCGCCTGGTGCAGTTCCATGCTCGCGCCGCCAGGATAGGCGAAAATGGTGTCAACGCCTTCACGCTCGAGCGCGGCAACGAGGATTTCGCTGCCCTGCATCGTCGGGCCAACTTCGGCGCGTTCGCGGGGTTCTGCCGCTTTGGTGTCAGTTGTCGTTTTACTCATGTTTTATTTGTGATTTGCGGCCAGTGACGACGCGGGCAAAGAAAAAACCCACGACCGTTGCCAGCCGTGGGTTTTTGTCGAAATTGCTTCAGGCGCGACAAGCCACGGCTGCATCGCCAACTACGACGACCACCAGATTCAAAGCCTGCAGCGCTGCCACATTCATTGGCGGAAGCTAAGCAAATGACCCCCGTGAGGTCAAGCGTTCATTGCGGGACAACTGGCGATCGGGCGATTCCGGTGAACTATTGGCCGGCCAGCATAATCGAAGTCAACTTCCGGTAGCGGGGACCTTCGGACAACAGTTCGCTTTGCACCAGCTCAACCTCGCAGATCATCCATCCGCCCAAAGGAGGGACCGTCACGCGCTCGACGGACTCGCCCACTTTGCGCGCGGCACGGCCTGACACCTTGACCCGGCCAATCGTCAGGTGTGGCCGGAACCCACGTCGCTCGCCGCATTCGCAGAAACGTCCCGTTTCCGTTTGGATCCGGTTCTGAAGCGTCTCCAGAAATTCCAACTCGCCGCCCATGCCGATCCAGATGACGCGCGGAACCTTCGTGTTCGGAAAACAACCAACGCCTTCAAGCGTGAGCCTGAACGACGCCATGCCGTCGCACGCGCGGTTCGCCGCCGCGACGACGCCGTCCAGTTTTACGTCCGGGATGTTTCCAAGAAATTTGAGTGTGATGTGAAGCTGTTCCGGTTTAATCCAGCCGACGGCATTGTCCGGCAGTGCGGATCGCAGTTCATCTTGAGTGGCTTCGAGTTTTTTTGCCAATTCGGCCGCCGGGGTGATGGCGATGAACGTCCGAACATTTTCTGTTGGCGGCACGCCCATACGTGATCTCATTACGCTGGCTCCTGCTGACTGATGCAGTGGAACGAACCAAGGC
This genomic window from Candidatus Angelobacter sp. contains:
- the thpR gene encoding RNA 2',3'-cyclic phosphodiesterase — translated: MRSRMGVPPTENVRTFIAITPAAELAKKLEATQDELRSALPDNAVGWIKPEQLHITLKFLGNIPDVKLDGVVAAANRACDGMASFRLTLEGVGCFPNTKVPRVIWIGMGGELEFLETLQNRIQTETGRFCECGERRGFRPHLTIGRVKVSGRAARKVGESVERVTVPPLGGWMICEVELVQSELLSEGPRYRKLTSIMLAGQ